The genomic segment AGGAGCATCGACAGGATCGTCAGCGCGCCTCCGACGATGAAGGAGCGCATGCCGGCGCGGATCGAATCCTGCCCCAGCGACGGTCCGACCGTGCGCTCCTCGGCGATCGTCACCGGCGCCGGCAGTGCGCCGGCGCGAAGGACGATGGCGAGGTCGCGCGCCTCGTCCAGACTGAAATTGCCGGTGATGATGGCGCGGCCGCCGCCGATGCGTTCGTTGATCCGCGGCGCGCTCTGCACCTTGCCATCCAGCACGATGGCAAGCAGGCGGCCGACGTTGTCGCCGGTGATGCGCTCGAACAGGCTGGCTCCGGGGCCATTGAGCGTGATCGCGACGTAGGGCGCTTCGCCCATCTCGCCGGGCCGGTGGCGGGCGTCCGAGATGACCTCGCCGCTCATCAGGATGGTCGGCTCCAGGAAATAGGTCTGCTCGCGCGGACGCTGCGTGACCGGATCGATCTCGGCGCCCTGCGCGCGAACGACGCCGGGCTTCTGCGGGTCGTCGGCGACGAGCTGGAACTGGAGCTGGGCGGTGCGGCCGATCAGGCTCTTGGCCCGGGCGACGTCCTGAACGCCCGGCAGCTGGATGAGAATGGCGTCCTCGCCCTGCTTCTGGATCGTCGGCTCGGCCACGCCGAACTGGTCGACGCGGTTGCGGATGGTCTCCAGGGCCTGATCGACGGCCAGCGTTCTGACCTCCTCGATCGCGTCAGGATGCAGCTTGTACTGCAGTCGCCCGCCGGCCGGCGCCCCGGTGGGCTGAAGGTTGCCGTAGCGGTCGGCAACCAGCCTCTCCATCTCGCCGACCTTGGCATCGCCGACCACGCCGAAGCTGAGACCGTCATGCCCCTCGCGCTTCCAGTCGCGCGTGGCGATCTCCGCCTCGCGCGCCGCGCGACGCAGGTCCTCGATGGTCCGGTCCACCGAGTTCTCTA from the Candidatus Limnocylindrales bacterium genome contains:
- the secD gene encoding protein translocase subunit SecD, giving the protein MDRGLLLRLLTIAASVLIGIMALVPSFTGGELPQWWKSFLPSDPIPLGLDLRGGIHLVLEVQTEKAVENSVDRTIEDLRRAAREAEIATRDWKREGHDGLSFGVVGDAKVGEMERLVADRYGNLQPTGAPAGGRLQYKLHPDAIEEVRTLAVDQALETIRNRVDQFGVAEPTIQKQGEDAILIQLPGVQDVARAKSLIGRTAQLQFQLVADDPQKPGVVRAQGAEIDPVTQRPREQTYFLEPTILMSGEVISDARHRPGEMGEAPYVAITLNGPGASLFERITGDNVGRLLAIVLDGKVQSAPRINERIGGGRAIITGNFSLDEARDLAIVLRAGALPAPVTIAEERTVGPSLGQDSIRAGMRSFIVGGALTILSMLLYYRLAGGVADLALLINVILLLAALALFRGVLTLPGIAGIVLTIGMAVDANVLINERIREELRAGRGPHAALEAGYSRALPAIIDSNVTTFLAGLILFQFGSGPVKGFALTLCIGILTTMYSAVFCSRAIHELVAYLRPRAAASI